AAGCAGAAAAACTGTTTTACATGTTTTCGCAGTCATATTATAAAACAAAACAATATTATTTAGCTGGTTATCAGTTTGAAGCTTTTGTTTCAGGGTATCCTAGAAGTGAAAAAGTACAGGAAGCAGCGTTTTTAGGTGCTTACAGTTATTCTAAATTGTCTCCAGTTTATAGCTTGGATCAAGCAGATACTGTAAAGGCATTAGAGAAATTACAGACTTTTATTGAGAATTATCCAAATTCTGAATACATTCCTCAGGCAAATGAGACTGTACAGAAGTTAAATGGTAAATTAGAGAAAAAAGCTTTTGAGAATGCTAAAGGATATAATACAATATCAGATTACAAATCGGCTTTAATAGCTTTTGATAACTTTATTGCTGATTTTCCTGGAACACCGTTTAAAGAAGATGCGCTTTTCTATAAATACGATTCTGCATATAAATTGGCAATTAACAGTGTTCCTTCAAAAATGGAAGATCGTTTACATGTTGCACAAACATGCTATGCTAATTTATTGAAGTTTAAAAGCGATACGAAATATAAAAAAGAGGCAGACGAAATGAATGCCAGAGTTGAAACAGATTTACAAAAATTTACTAAATAAAATAAAGTCATGGATTTAAAAAAGACGAATGCTCCTGTAAACACAATAACTTACAATAAAACAGTTATTGAAGAGCCAACAGGAAATGTGTATGAGGCAATTACCATTATGGCTAAAAGAGCAAATCAAATTAATTCAGAGATTAAAAAAGAATTGACTGAAAAATTAGAAGAGTTTGCTACTTACAATGATAGTCTAGAAGAAGTTTTTGAAAATAAAGAACAAATTGAAGTTTCTAAATTTTACGAAAAATTACCAAAACCACACGCTTTAGCTGTTCAAGAATGGTTAGACGGAAAAACTTACCACAGAAGTTCAAACAAATAATAGTACAATGTCAGTTTTAAACGGGAAAAAGATTTTACTGGGTGTTTCTGGTGGAATCGCAGCGTATAAAACAGCCACTTTAGTACGACTTTTTATAAAAGCAGGTGCACATGTCCAAGTGATCATGACACCTGCTTCTAAGGATTTTGTAACCCCACTTACATTATCTACGTTATCAAAAAATCCAGTACATTCAAATTTCTTTAATCAGGATGATGAAGAGGCAGTTTGGAATAATCACGTTGAATTGGCTCTCTGGGCGGATTTTATGTTGGTTGCGCCAGCTACTGCGAATACTTTGTCTAAAATGGCTACAGGAAATTGCGATAATCTTTTAATTGCAACCTACTTATCGGCAAAATGTCCAGTTTATTTTGCGCCAGCAATGGACTTGGATATGTACAAACACCCTTCGACTTTATCGAGTTTTACAGCATTAAAACAGTACGGAAATATTATGATTCCTGCTGAAAGCGGAGAGTTAGCAAGTGGTTTGTCAGGCGAGGGTCGAATGGCTGAACCTGAGAATATTGTTGCTTTTCTAGAAGCTGATTTAGAAAGTAAATTGCCTTTAAAAGGAAAAAAAATACTAGTTACCGCAGGACCGACATACGAAGCGATAGACCCTGTACGTTTTATAGGAAATCATTCGTCAGGAAAAATGGGATTTGATATTGCTAATGAAGCGGCAAGCTTAGGAGCAGAAGTGTTCTTAGTAGCAGGGCCAACTCATTTAAAAGCAAAAAATAGTCTGATAAAAGTGATAGATGTTGTTTCGGCTCAAGAAATGTACGATGCTTGTCATTTACATTTTAATGAAGTTGATGCAGCAATCGCTGCTGCTGCTGTTGCAGATTACAGACCTAAATTTGTTGCAGATCAAAAGATTAAAAAGAATACTGTAGAATTTTCGATAGATTTAGAGAAAACAAAAGATATCTTGTCTTCTTTAGGTGCTATCAAAAAAAATCAGTTTTTAATCGGGTTTGCATTAGAGACTGAAAATGAAATTGAAAATGCTAAGCTGAAAATTCAGAAAAAAAACTTAGATTTGATTGTTTTAAATTCCTTACAAGATAAAGGTGCGGGTTTTAAAAAAGAAACCAATAAAGTTACTTTTATTGATAAAAATTTTGAAATCGAACCTATGGAATTAAAATCAAAAGAATCTGTTGCGGCTGATATTTTGAATAAGGTTATTCTGCATTTTTCAAAATTATAAATTTAGAATATACGCCGAAAACATAAATTGGAAACAGCTTATGTTATAAAATTAAATATCTAGACGATTATGAAGAAGATAGTTACGCTATTAGTATTTTTAAGCTTTGGTTTTGTACAAGCTCAGCAGTTAAATTGTACAGTGACTATTAATACAGAAAGATTAACAAACCCAAATAATCAGGTTTTTAAAACGCTTCAGACTTCTTTGGCTGAGTTTGTTAATAAAACAGATTGGATAGGTTCTGTTTTAAAACAAAATGAGAGAATAAACTGTTCGATGTATATTACTTTATCGTCTAACAGCTCAGATCAATTCACGGGAACAATTCAAGTTCAGTCTTCGAGATTGATTTTTAATTCAACCTATTCTTCTCCAGTTTTAAATTACAATGATAAAGATTTTAATTTTAGATATACGGAGTACGAACCATTGTTGTTTAATCCAAGTACTTACGAATCAAATTTGGTTTCTGTAATATCTTTCTACTGTTATGTGATTTTAGGAATGGATGCCGATACCTTTCAGATGGGAGCAGGAAATCCATATCTTCAAACCGCGCAGAATATTGCCAATGTTGCACAGCAAGGAGGTTTTAAAGGATGGAACCAATCTGATGGACTTCAAAATCGATACTATTTAATTAATGATATGATTGCTCCAACCTATAGTGATTTGCGTCAGACTACTTATGCATATCATACAGGACTGGATGCAATGACATTGGACACAAAAGCAGCTAAGGAAAAAATCAAAAACGCATTAATGCTTGTTGGTAAATTAAACTCTGTTAAGCCCAATGCTTTTATAACCCGAGTTTTCTTTGATGCAAAATCAGATGAAATCGTTTCTATTTTTTCTGGCGGTCCAAGTATCACAATCACAGATTTAACCGATGTCTTAAATAAAGTTTCGCCGTTAAATTCTACAAAATGGTCGCAGATTAAATACTAATCTCGTTTTTCATTTTTATCTTCGCTACTTTTTAAACTTATATTTTTACAAATCGACCTATGATTACATCACTGTCAATTAAAAATTATGCTCTTATCGAAAAACTGTCTATAGATTTTTCTAAAGGTTTTTCTATAATTACAGGTGAGACAGGTGCGGGAAAGTCAATTATTTTAGGAGCTATTGGTCTTGTTTTAGGAAAAAGAGCAGATCTTACTTCATTAAAAAATAAAGAAGAAAAATGTGTTATTGAGGCACAATTTGAAATTGGAAAATATAATTTAAAGGAGTTTTTTGAAGCTAATGATTTGGATTATGAAGATGAAACGATCATAAGGAGAGAAATTTTACCCTCAGGTAAATCTCGTGCTTTTATAAATGACAGTCCGGTAAATCTTCAAGAACTGCAAGATTTGAGTTTGTATTTGATTGATATTCATTCGCAGCAGCAAACTCAGGAATTGTCAGATGAAAATGTTCAGTTTAAAATTATTGATGCTATTGCAAACAATACTGAGGTAATTAGTGAGTATCAGAAACTGCTTAAGTCTTACAAATCGGATAAATCGAAGTTAAATGCTTTGCTTAAAAAACAAAGTGATGCAGGTAAAGAGCAAGAATATCATACATTTTTATTGAATGAACTGGTTGCGGCTCAATTGAAATCTGGAGAGCAGGAAGAGTTAGAAGCAGACTACGAAAAACTGAATAATGTTGAGATAATTAAAGAATCTCTAGATAAATCTTTGACAATTGCTAATGAAGAGCAATTTGGTGTTTTTCATAGTTTAAATGAAATCAAAAATGCCTTGCAAAAAGTAGCTCCTTTCTCTGTAGAATATCAAAATTTGTTTGAAAGGGTAACAAGTTTGACTATAGAGTTTGATGATGTTTCTAAAGAATTGGAAAATTGCTCAGAAAAATTATTGAATGATCCTGCACAGTTAGAATTAATCAATCAAAAACTGCAGTCGATTTATAATTTACAAAAAAAACATCAGGTAAGTACTGTAGATGAATTGTTGCAAATTCAGTCAGATTTAGGAAATTCTTTGCTTGAACTTGATAACATGGATGAAGAAATAGCTTCACTGACTAAAATTATCGAAGAAAAAGCAGCAGAACTAGATAGTTATGCATCGAAAATACATCAAAACAGATTAGATGCAATTCCGACGCTATCAGCACAATTGGTTTCAATTCTCGAGACGTTAGGAATGCCTAATGCTCGTTTTAATATGGAATTACAGCCTTCTGAAACTTATTTTCAAAACGGAAAAGACGAATTACAATTCTTATTTTCAGCAAATAAA
The Flavobacterium humidisoli DNA segment above includes these coding regions:
- a CDS encoding outer membrane protein assembly factor BamD: MKKIVSLLIVVTLFYSCGEYQKALKNDDVAAKFEVATKMYDAGKYTKAIRLFEQLATSYRGKPQAEKLFYMFSQSYYKTKQYYLAGYQFEAFVSGYPRSEKVQEAAFLGAYSYSKLSPVYSLDQADTVKALEKLQTFIENYPNSEYIPQANETVQKLNGKLEKKAFENAKGYNTISDYKSALIAFDNFIADFPGTPFKEDALFYKYDSAYKLAINSVPSKMEDRLHVAQTCYANLLKFKSDTKYKKEADEMNARVETDLQKFTK
- a CDS encoding DUF4835 family protein yields the protein MKKIVTLLVFLSFGFVQAQQLNCTVTINTERLTNPNNQVFKTLQTSLAEFVNKTDWIGSVLKQNERINCSMYITLSSNSSDQFTGTIQVQSSRLIFNSTYSSPVLNYNDKDFNFRYTEYEPLLFNPSTYESNLVSVISFYCYVILGMDADTFQMGAGNPYLQTAQNIANVAQQGGFKGWNQSDGLQNRYYLINDMIAPTYSDLRQTTYAYHTGLDAMTLDTKAAKEKIKNALMLVGKLNSVKPNAFITRVFFDAKSDEIVSIFSGGPSITITDLTDVLNKVSPLNSTKWSQIKY
- the recN gene encoding DNA repair protein RecN codes for the protein MITSLSIKNYALIEKLSIDFSKGFSIITGETGAGKSIILGAIGLVLGKRADLTSLKNKEEKCVIEAQFEIGKYNLKEFFEANDLDYEDETIIRREILPSGKSRAFINDSPVNLQELQDLSLYLIDIHSQQQTQELSDENVQFKIIDAIANNTEVISEYQKLLKSYKSDKSKLNALLKKQSDAGKEQEYHTFLLNELVAAQLKSGEQEELEADYEKLNNVEIIKESLDKSLTIANEEQFGVFHSLNEIKNALQKVAPFSVEYQNLFERVTSLTIEFDDVSKELENCSEKLLNDPAQLELINQKLQSIYNLQKKHQVSTVDELLQIQSDLGNSLLELDNMDEEIASLTKIIEEKAAELDSYASKIHQNRLDAIPTLSAQLVSILETLGMPNARFNMELQPSETYFQNGKDELQFLFSANKGTDFGLLKKVASGGEMSRIMLAVKAILAKYSKLPTLIFDEIDTGVSGEIAIRMGEIMKEMSAAMQIFAITHLPQIAAKGDSHFKVSKATVGDDTQSELKLLSQEDRILEIAQMLSGANISDSALNHAKQLLN
- a CDS encoding DNA-directed RNA polymerase subunit omega; this translates as MDLKKTNAPVNTITYNKTVIEEPTGNVYEAITIMAKRANQINSEIKKELTEKLEEFATYNDSLEEVFENKEQIEVSKFYEKLPKPHALAVQEWLDGKTYHRSSNK
- the coaBC gene encoding bifunctional phosphopantothenoylcysteine decarboxylase/phosphopantothenate--cysteine ligase CoaBC, whose protein sequence is MSVLNGKKILLGVSGGIAAYKTATLVRLFIKAGAHVQVIMTPASKDFVTPLTLSTLSKNPVHSNFFNQDDEEAVWNNHVELALWADFMLVAPATANTLSKMATGNCDNLLIATYLSAKCPVYFAPAMDLDMYKHPSTLSSFTALKQYGNIMIPAESGELASGLSGEGRMAEPENIVAFLEADLESKLPLKGKKILVTAGPTYEAIDPVRFIGNHSSGKMGFDIANEAASLGAEVFLVAGPTHLKAKNSLIKVIDVVSAQEMYDACHLHFNEVDAAIAAAAVADYRPKFVADQKIKKNTVEFSIDLEKTKDILSSLGAIKKNQFLIGFALETENEIENAKLKIQKKNLDLIVLNSLQDKGAGFKKETNKVTFIDKNFEIEPMELKSKESVAADILNKVILHFSKL